From Penicillium digitatum chromosome 5, complete sequence, one genomic window encodes:
- a CDS encoding Transcription factor TFIIIC complex subunit Tfc6, putative: MTSGRRSGRFKGPRAVYIDDPFKAAGISDDEDSTKQESLRSGKKKRTPTEDSASDHEFVAGSGEEADEGIDEEDEPEEELEEEFGSEADASDPEDLEIDGIESALGKGRSTSSQHDVSFKKRRADGTVVPSAEETHIRGIIEPRDHLSKSTYYTLTFGSDDRDLMPAIHFRMRWNKGIDAVFPSRFTLEETEKKPEYLYGPTFGVHPDDVMKESTRGWDWYYDRDTGERFRKRQRIETIGESVAFQNYLPQPDTQKCGILLGPHDNQQLFELGYHESFDFGKAWEEPSSKVDESKTGTKRIREGWMLNIGQKAHCMTWAPNQNGLTQYLAVAAAIKEDQKNQYKSEESEPVSSFQPSEPFPSALQIWEFKGKPSDTPTMTLDMDSKPRLRQVWCADWGDLRRMVWCNLPRTERAEDEEDEKQSIGLLATVWGDGYVRVLDIKTGGVSQETEFFKIKSPAFEAKPPSTVCTCVTWLSPSDLVVGCGNGFVAIWNIEPSSTSQPLPYFYRPLHATYILNITSAYPVHPQLIITISMDGETRMWSVLDPTSEMTSTGRMRGASPYLSYSPICQSVIAGDENEFARIIPIRRFFTTTTIARLSSTISAMAQCSYHHPCALFGSAADLAADMVYA, encoded by the exons ATGACTTCTGGCCGCAGGTCTGGCCGCTTCAAGGGTCCCAGGGCGGTTTACATTGATGATCCATTCAAAGCAGCTGGTATAAGTGATGACGAGGACTCCACCAAGCAGGAGAGTCTTCGCAGCGGGAAAAAGAAGCGCACCCCGACAGAAGATTCAGCCTCAGATCATGAATTTGTGGCTGGTTCAGGCGAAGAAGCCGACGAAGGaattgacgaagaagatgaaccTGAAGAGGAACTAGAAGAGGAATTTGGATCAGAAGCCGATGCCTCTGACCCCGAAGACTTGGAGATCGACGGCATCGAGAGTGCTCTTGGGAAAGGCCGTTCGACATCGTCCCAACACGATGTGAGCTTCAAGAAGCGAAGAGCGGATGGGACAGTTGTGCCATCCGCCGAAGAAACACACATTCGTGGCATCATCGAACCCAGAGATCACCTGTCCAAAAGCACATATTACACTCTCACTTTCGGTTCTGACGATCGAGATCTAATGCCAGCCATCCACTTCAGAATGCGATGGAACAAGGGTATTGATGCGGTCTTTCCATCTCGCTTCACCTTGGAGGAGACAGAGAAGAAGCCTGAATATCTATACGGGCCCACATTTGGGGTTCACCCGGATGATGTTATGAAAGAAAGCACTCGTGGATGGGACTGGTACTATGACCGGGACACCGGTGAGAGGTTCCGGAAACGACAGCGCATTGAGACGATTGGAGAATCAGTGGCGTTCCAAAATTACCTGCCTCAGCCAGATACACAAAAATGTGGCATTTTACTGGGACCACACGATAATCAACAACTGTTCGAGTTGGGCTATCATGAATCCTTTGATTTTGGAAAAGCCTGGGAGGAACCAAGCTCTAAAGTAGATGAATCAAAAACTGGGACCAAAAGGATTCGTGAAGGTTGGATGTTAAACATCGGCCAAAAGGCACATTGCATGACTTGGGCCCCAAATCAAAACGGTCTGACCCAATATCTTGCTGTGGCAGCGGCGATCAAAGAAGATCAGAAAAACCAATACAAATCCGAAGAAAGTGAGCCTGTCTCATCGTTTCAACCCTCAGAGCCTTTCCCCAGCGCTCTGCAGATCTGGGAGTTCAAAGGCAAACCGAGTGATACCCCTACAATGACTCTCGATATGGATTCTAAACCCCGGCTTCGGCAAGTCTGGTGTGCTGATTGGGGGGATCTTAGACGCATGGTATGGTGTAATTTGCCCCGGACCGAACGAGCggaggacgaagaagatgaaaaacAATCCATCGGTCTACTCGCAACAGTTTGGGGGGATGGATACGTCAGAGTTCTGGATATTAAAACAGGTGGAGTGTCACAAGAAACTGAATTCT TTAAAATCAAATCGCCTGCGTTTGAGGCAAAACCGCCATCAACAGTTTGCACATGTGTCACTTGGCTATCTCCAAGTGATCTTGTAGTGGGCTGCGGTAATGGCTTTGTGGCTATCTGGAACATCGAACCTTCCTCTACATCTCAACCTTTGCCATATTTCTATCGGCCACTCCACGCCACCTACATCCTCAATATAACATCGGCATACCCGGTCCATCCTCAACTAATCATCACTATTTCTATGGATGGCGAGACAAGGATGTGGTCAGTCCTCGATCCCACCAGTGAAATGACCTCGACGGGCCGCATGCGAGGAGCCTCTCCCTACCTCAGCTATTCTCCAATCTGCCAGTCCGTTATTGCCGGGGACGAAAACGAATTTGCTCGCATAATTCCAATTCGACGGTTTTTCACCACTACCACTATTGCGCGGCTCAGCAGCACCATCTCGGCCATGGCGCAATGCAGTTATCATCACCCCTGTGCCCTATTTGGCAGTGCTGCAG ATCTGGCAGCAGATATGGTTTACGCATGA
- a CDS encoding UPF0613 protein has protein sequence MSSHASRGSSHSGVLHEYAPKLVAFEFTPPTEEINKINSLIFVGGLTDGLCTVPYVSKLANALENTDWSVFSVLLSSSYAGWGVGSLDRDVEEIGQCVRFIRDLKASRQPGAPTKAGKIAIMGHSTGSQDVLHYLYSPNPVLHKEFDFGLRHMVRPELDGAIMQAPVSDREGLQAIIDSSPHADELRKVYDQLVSFSKEQPYTAEKNDTILPMNLTAKLSYPPDTPLSARRFLSLVSPQSPDNPSEDDLFSSDLSDERLQETFGMVGTQGIIKSKLLILYSGGDEYCPHWVDKEKLLQRWQRATEAGGAKWDAENSGVVPGASHNVRDEGQQDLIERVLRYLQAL, from the exons ATGTCCTCACATGCTAGTCGCGGGTCGTCGCATAGCGGCGTCCTCCACGAATAT GCTCCCAAACTTGTGGCCTTTGAGTTCACCCCACCAACAGAGGAAATCAACAAGATAAACAGCCTTATATTCGTGGGTGGACTGACGGATGGATTATGTACTGTTCCCTATGTCTCTAAACTAGCCAACGCtctggaaaacaccgattGGTCGGTCTTCTCTGTCCTACTCTCGTCCTCTTATGCCGGATGGGGAGTTGGAAGCCTTGATCGCGATGTAGAAGAAATTGGGCAATGTGTGCGGTTCATTCGCGATCTCAAGGCATCACGCCAGCCAGGTGCGCCGACAAAAGCCGGAAAGATTGCGATCATGGGACATTCGACTGGAAGCCAGGACGTGCTCCACTACCTTTATTCGCCGAACCCCGTGCTGCACAAGGAGTTTGATTTTGGCCTTCGGCACATGGTCCGCCCAGAGCTCGATGGTGCTATTATGCAAGCGCCTGTCTCTGATAGAGAGGGTCTACAGGCTATTATCGATTCCTCCCCGCATGCCGATGAGCTTAGAAAGGTCTACGATCAGCTTGTAAGCTTTTCCAAGGAGCAACCATACACAGCGGAAAAGAACGACACGATTCTGCCAATGAACTTGACTGCGAAGCTTTCTTATCCCCCTGACACGCCTCTGAGTGCCCGGAGGTTCTTGAGTCTAGTCAGCCCTCAGAGCCCCGACAACCCATCCGAGGACGATCTCTTCAGCTCCGACTTGAGCGATGAGCGCTTGCAGGAAACCTTTGGAATGGTGGGCACCCAGGGCATTATTAAATCAAAGTTGTTGATCTTGTATTCTGGCGGAGATGAATATTGCCCACACTGGGTGGACAAGGAGAAGCTGTTGCAGAGATGGCAGCGGGCCACCGAGGCCGGAGGCGCAAAGTGGGATGCGGAAAACAGCGGGGTCGTTCCTGGAGCCAGCCACAATGTTCGTGACGAAGGTCAGCAAGACCTCATTGAACGAGTTCTACGATACCTCCAGGCCCTCTGA
- a CDS encoding Dolichol-phosphate mannosyltransferase, putative produces the protein MVAAKNKYSVILPTYNERRNLPIITWLIQRTFNEEKLDWEVIIVDDGSPDGTLEIAKQLQKLYGPEHIIIKPRQGKLGLGTAYVHGLKFTTGNFVVIMDADFSHHPKFIPEMIRIQKETDADIVTGTRYANRGDVKGGVYGWDLFRKFTSRTANLIADVMLMPGVSDLTGSFRLYKKPVLEKVILKTESKGYSFQMEMMVRAKAMGYKVSECPITFVDRLYGESKLGGSEIVEYLKGVLSLWVNV, from the exons ATGGTCGCGGCTAAGAATAAGTATTCGGTCATTCTTCCCACCTACAATGAGCGGAGGAACCTCCCTATCATTACCTGGCTGATCCAGAGAACCTTCAACGAGGA GAAGCTGGATTGGGAGGTTATCATCGTTGACGATGGATCTCCTGACGGTACCCTCGAGATCGCAAAGCAGCTCCAGAAACTCTATGGCCCCGAacacatcatcatcaagccTCGCCAGGGCAAGCTCGGTCTCGGTACAGCTTACGTCCACGGTTTGAAGTTTACCACCGGAAACTTTGTTGTCATCATGGACGCCGACTTCAGCCACCACCCCAAGTTCATCCCTGAGATGATCCGCATTCAAAAAGAGACTGACGCTGACATTGTGACCGGAACCCGATATGCGAACCGTGGAGATGTCAAGGGTGGTGTTTACGGCTGGGATTTGTTCCGCAAGTTCACATCGCGCACTGCCAACCTCATCGCGGACGTCATGTTGATGCCCGGTGTGAGCGACTTGACTGGCAGCTTCCGGTTGTATAAAAAGCCAGTTCTAGAGAAGGTCATCCTTAAGACCGAGAGCAAGGGCTACAGTTTCCAGATGGAGATGATGGTCCGTGCTAAGGCAATGGGCTACAAGGTGTCCGAGTGTCCGATTACCTTCGTCGATCGCCTGTACGGCGAGAGCAAGCTGGGTGGATCCGAGATTGTCGAGTACCTCAAGGGCGTGTTGAGCTTGTGGGTCAATGTCTAA
- a CDS encoding Trafficking protein particle complex subunit — protein MDRRSTSNFVEMESVPAKHIRNISRSSRPRSSTRGPLDALDDPLALPETPTSPIKHKSIIAADDTFTGASFYNLDPLAPDNLPEMVEKDLSFLLRHSNFHTLSHLDIPPSLRSDFLILNLGEPLSTSLGTLEKLLADGRFLVAAHFSASILTSSSISPTDTKIIFSLFYTRLACLDLSGNTVLAAQESKALEDLSSAFYYVDLKQESAAVDIDKDPEHEQDPRHIVPWPLRVLAVRLQSIGFGDSRRSIGGLYEIGLEARQEIMRSEATEDERILWKQRLADLGVRSVNALIEMGDFDAARRSLDNLRVPGPESDITKLRKALLLLRIGDLDAASQVFGDANETKEAALLQPLISMSDGRFADAVAEWRILGEDRTRTDGALVAQNLAVCLLYSGKLDESRQILEAQVSSNNSFGSLIFNLSTIYELCTDRATQMKGQLADTIAKQPVIGQTNLDRPNSDLKL, from the exons ATGGATCGCAGAAGCACGTCAAACTTTGTAGAGATGGAATCTGTACCAGCCAAGCACATTCGGAACATCTCCCGGT CTTCTCGGCCTCGCAGCTCGACAAGAGGTCCCTTAGATGCATTAGATGA CCCTCTCGCTCTCCCCGAAACGCCCACCTCACCTATCAAACACAAATCAATCATTGCTGCCGACGACACCTTTACCGGGGCATCCTTCTACAATTTAGATCCACTTGCGCCAGACAATCTACCTGAAATGGTAGAAAAAGATCTCTCCTTCCTACTCCGGCATAGCAACTTCCACACCCTCTCTCATCTGGACATCCCTCCGTCTCTACGATCCGATTTCCTTATCCTCAACCTAGGGGAACCCCTATCAACTTCTCTAGGTACCCTCGAAAAGCTATTGGCAGACGGTCGATTTCTCGTTGCTGCCCACTTCTCTGCTTCGATTTTGACTTCGTCTTCAATATCTCCGACGGATACAAAGATCATCTTCTCCCTTTTCTACACGCGCCTAGCCTGCTTAGATCTGTCTGGCAATACAGTTCTCGCGGCCCAGGAATCGAAAGCCCTAGAAGATTTGAGTTCAGCGTTCTATTACGTTGATCTCAAACAGGAATCAGCTGCAGTCGATATTGATAAAGACCCAGAACATGAACAAGATCCTCGTCATATTGTTCCATGGCCTCTTCGCGTGCTAGCCGTGAGACTCCAAAGTATAGGCTTCGGTGATTCTCGCCGAAGCATTGGCGGTTTGTATGAGATCGGCCTGGAAGCGCGCCAAGAGATCATGAGAAGTGAAGCTACTGAAGATGAGCGTATACTATGGAAACAGCGACTGGCAGATCTTGGCGTTAGGAGCGTGAATGCGCTTATAGAGATGGGTGATTTCGATGCAGCCAGGAGATCACTTGATAATCTCCGAGTTCCTGGGCCAGAGTCGGACATCACAAAGTTGAGAAAAGCACTTTTGCTTTTGCGGATTGGCGATCTAGATGCAGCAAGTCAGGTATTTGGTGATGCTAATGAGACGAAAGAGGCTGCTCTCCTGCAGCCTCTGATAAGCATGTCAGATGGTCGATTTGCCGATGCCGTGGCTGAGTGGCGCATTCTCGGGGAGGATAGGACAAGGACGGATGGGGCTCTCGTAGCCCAAAATCTGGCTGTTTGTCTTCTTTACAGTGGAAAATTGGATGAG TCTCGTCAGATCCTTGAGGCCCAGGTCTCATCCAACAATTCGTTTGGTAGTTTGATATTCAATCTGTCGACAATATACGAGCTTTGTACCGACAGAGCAACTCAAATGAAGGGACAGCTGGCTGATACGATAGCAAAACAACCTGTCATCGGACAGACAAATTTAGATCGGCCAAACTCAGACCTAAAGTTATAA
- a CDS encoding SAC3/GANP/Nin1/mts3/eIF-3 p25 has protein sequence MSRLRPVSDSLENVGFVSKGDQKLLDHKTQTQYFDKIVDRYMRFCAQHSKDLDAALNSLPTSPSNDATSNPPASRSPLKLHPAQKGVPPPSTELSTLLLSLRKLREAVLATATTIPAEFSQRVHVFSIRLSILAHHPPSYFPSLRYVLDKLHSTSHPLPGAEAMELVTYLILDYACRQGDMIAAFEMRARARKEHSYQSQTVDKVLAALMHDNWVMFWQLHNSVDSHIRAVMNWAADRVRRHALKAVGSAYLSVHISWILGGCTGDEQSWTWQKLVEQEKLRWEREGDRIIIKRLKQRAPPKPEPSGSSA, from the exons ATGAGTCGTTTACGCCCAGTATCTGACTCTTTGGAAAATGTTGGATTCGTTTCAAAAGGGGATCAGAA ACTGTTGGACCACAAGACACAGACGCAGTACTTTGACAAAATAGTCGACCGATATATGCGATTTTGTGCCCAGCACTCGAAAGACCTCGATGCAGCATTGAATTCTCTGCCAACAAGTCCCTCAAATGATGCGACTTCCAATCCGCCCGCTTCCCGGTCGCCCTTGAAATTACACCCCGCACAGAAGGGCGTCCCGCCACCATCGACAGAGTTGTCCACACTCCTTCTCTCACTTCGGAAGCTACGCGAAGCCGTTCTGGCAACAGCCACGACTATACCGGCAGAATTCTCACAGCGGGTTCATGTATTCTCCATTCGCTTGTCTATTCTCGCGCATCACCCGCCATCATACTTCCCCTCTCTACGATACGTTCTGGATAAACTGCACTCCACATCTCACCCACTTCCCGGCGCCGAAGCCATGGAACTGGTCACTTATTTGATTCTCGACTATGCCTGTCGGCAAGGAGATATGATTGCGGCATTTGAAATGCGTGCCCGAGCGCGAAAAGAGCATTCCTACCAGTCACAGACGGTGGACAAGGTTTTGGCTGCCTTGATGCACGATAACTGGGTGATGTTCTGGCAATTACACAACAGTGTGGATTCTCACATCCGTGCAGTGATGAATTGGGCCGCAGACAGAGTTCGCAGGCATGCGCTCAAGGCCGTAGGCAGTGCCTATCTTAGCGTGCACATCAGTTGGATTTTGGGTGGCTGTACAGGAGACGAACAGAGTTGGACATGGCAGAAATTGGTCGAGCAAGAAAAACTTCGTTGGGAGCGGGAAGGCGATAGGATTATCATCAAGCGACTGAAGCAGAGGGCCCCTCCCAAGCCGGAGCCAAGCGGATCAAGTGCATGA
- a CDS encoding Hly-III-like protein → MPHQRRPIEYQKVSVDIQPTEMTVGEEAHYLVKRLLHWDDLPHWQRDNHHIHTGYRPASSSFLSSFQSLGYVHNETVNIYTHLLPAMMAAPVAYWLYHLLSPRYRDAADSDILAFSCFFAGAAFCLGMSATYHTISNHSPTVARIGNALDYIGIVGLIVGSFVPSVFYGFYCVPDLQHRYWAMICTIGLGCVIVSASPRFRTPRWRPFRATMFVGMGLSAVFPILHGAFLFGLDRMQQQIGLNWLVFQGFLYILGAGIYAARVPERLMPGKFDIVGSSHQIFHVLVVFAALAHLTGLLKAFDYRHSGAAETCQIPRG, encoded by the coding sequence ATGCCTCACCAGCGTCGTCCTATTGAATACCAGAAAGTGTCGGTAGATATTCAGCCTACAGAGATGACTGTCGGGGAGGAGGCTCACTATTTGGTAAAACGACTTCTTCATTGGGACGATCTGCCTCATTGGCAACGCGACAACCATCACATCCATACTGGATATCGGCCCGCCTCGTCCTCATTTTTAAGTTCATTCCAATCGCTGGGTTACGTTCACAATGAGACGGTCAACATCTACACCCACCTTTTGCCAGCAATGATGGCTGCCCCCGTTGCATACTGGCTCTACCACTTGCTTTCTCCGCGTTACCGGGATGCGGCCGATTCTGACATCCTCGCTTTTTCCTGTTTCTTCGCGGGGGCAGCCTTCTGTCTTGGCATGTCCGCAACCtatcataccatttcaaacCATTCACCCACGGTTGCACGCATTGGCAACGCACTTGACTATATTGGTATCGTGGGACTCATTGTAGGCAGCTTTGTACCTAGTGTCTTCTATGGGTTCTACTGTGTACCGGATCTCCAGCACAGGTACTGGGCCATGATCTGTACCATTGGGCTAGGCTGCGTGATTGTATCCGCTTCTCCCCGGTTCCGCACACCACGCTGGCGTCCGTTCCGCGCCACCATGTTTGTTGGGATGGGCTTGTCTGCCGTCTTCCCCATACTTCATGGGGCTTTCCTATTCGGACTTGACCGCATGCAACAGCAGATTGGTTTGAACTGGCTCGTTTTCCAGGGCTTCTTGTATATACTTGGGGCGGGTATCTATGCGGCTCGAGTACCTGAGCGACTCATGCCCGGAAAATTCGATATTGTGGGGAGTTCGCATCAAATCTTCCACGTGCTTGTGGTCTTCGCAGCACTGGCTCACCTGACAGGGTTGTTGAAGGCATTCGATTATCGGCACAGCGGGGCTGCCGAGACCTGTCAGATTCCACGCGGCTGA
- a CDS encoding 3-oxoacyl-acyl-carrier-protein synthase, whose translation MRGFRGSRLVAPVADMEPLVGNSYSSRISDQTIDNDGCLMSHQSGFWESPRGFGNTATLESSVCPVQLTRVENSPFTDLVDPCPVLPAGLGYPQTPVTPTFLSGELADRMTSPSLAGSVASPYPILPCECLDMQLFHMNRLNHLLAGTMPLRLDHSLQTIKCTFCACQMFLQCTKCGKDSTNLLLTISVLNLTLQLFEYWVSRETSRAPRPEHGVDIRYGYYEISQEENRQIRNFLLRGLLLQCRDVLLALKSTASAADIKLGDHKGLAELKLPDEHASQHWAPSEHIDLLPELDTDLLNCTPKSEGLLPIIAGYEATVSAFLQSTSWGECICGSGRTMHGESL comes from the exons ATGCGTGGCTTCCGCGGTAGTCGGCTTGTTGCGCCTGTGGCGGACATGGAGCCGCTGGTTGGGAACAGCTATAGCAGTCGTATTTCTGACCAAACAATTGACAACGAT GGCTGCTTGATGTCACATCAGTCGGGCTTCTGGGAAAGTCCCCGAGGCTTCGGCAACACGGCAACCCTAGAGTCATCTGTCTGCCCAGTGCAATTGACGAGGGTTGAGAACTCTCCATTTACAGATCTTGTGGATCCATGTCCCGTTCTCCCAGCTGGTCTGGGATATCCACAAACGCCCGTCACGCCGACATTTCTGTCCGGAGAACTGGCCGACAGGATGACCAGTCCATCTCTAGCGGGTTCTGTGGCTTCTCCGTATCCGATTTTGCCATGCGAGTGTTTGGATATGCAGCTATTCCACATGAACCGGCTAAACCACCTACTCGCTGGAACAATGCCGCTGCGGCTCGACCACAGCCTGCAGACAATCAAATGCACTTTTTGCGCCTGTCAGATGTTCCTGCAGTGTACTAAGTGCGGGAAAGACAGCACCAACCTGCTGCTGACTATCTCAGTACTGAATCTTACCCTCCAGCTCTTTGAGTACTGGGTTTCGCGGGAAACGTCTCGCGCACCGCGGCCAGAACATGGAGTCGATATCCGCTACGGATACTATGAGATCAGCCAGGAGGAAAACCGGCAGATTCGCAACTTCCTACTCCGCGGCCTGTTGCTACAGTGCCGGGATGTATTGCTAGCCCTGAAAAGCACCGCTAGTGCTGCTGATATCAAGTTGGGCGACCACAAAGGTCTGGCAGAGCTGAAACTACCAGATGAGCACGCCAGTCAGCACTGGGCTCCTTCGGAGCATATCGACTTGCTTCCCGAATTGGATACCGATCTTCTGAACTGTACACCCAAAAGCGAAGGTCTGCTTCCCATCATCGCAGGCTATGAAGCTACTGTCTCGGCGTTCTTGCAGTCGACTTCATGGGGGGAGTGCATCTGTGGATCCGGACGAACGATGCATGGCGAGTCTCTTTGA
- a CDS encoding Glucose/ribitol dehydrogenase, with amino-acid sequence MCTAQSRSAVSLGDPRAERLQKTLPLLQAGQVAIITGAGQGIGAEAARLFANEGAKVVVADIDAEKANAVADTINSAKADRALAVVGDVLDGNYITELVKKTAEFGNDKQWETMLAVHNTAPFQLVRAAAPYFRVKDQEPRVVINISSTSGIHGNAGQANYAVAKAGVVGLTRTIAKEWGPAFGVRANTIAFGFVTTRLTAAKEEGAFVTMPDGTKVALGIPGKQLATKKGENEEVATPTYPDIPLRRPATPVEAARAILGVASPWFSYVNGETIRVTGGRNM; translated from the exons ATGTGTACCGCACAATCTCGATCCGCGGTGAGCCTCGGCGATCCCAGAGCCGAGCGGTTGCAGAAGACCCTTCCCCTCTTACAAG CGGGCCAAGTAGCCATTATCACCGGTGCAGGCCAAGGCATCGGCGCCGAAGCAGCCCGACTATTCGCAAACGAAGGCGCCAAGGTCGTAGTCGCTGATATCGATGCCG AAAAAGCCAACGCCGTCGCTGACACGATCAACTCCGCCAAGGCTGACCGTGCCCTCGCCGTCGTCGGTGATGTCCTCGATGGTAACTACATCACCGAGCTGGTAAAGAAAACAGCCGAGTTCGGAAATG ATAAGCAGTGGGAGACCATGCTAGCTGTGCATAATACCGCACCCTTCCAGCTCGTGCGCGCCGCAGCACCTTACTTCCGAGTGAAAGACCAAGAGCCGCGCGTGGTGATCAACATCAGCAGCACCAGTGGCATCCATGGCAATGC GGGCCAGGCTAATTATGCAGTTGCGAAAGCCGGCGTTGTCGGCCTGACCCGTACAATCGCCAAAGAATGGGGTCCAGCATTCGGTGTGCGGGCAAACACCATTGCCTTCGGCTTTGTGACGACCCGGCTGACTGCCGCTAAGGAAGAAGGCGCTTTTGTCACCATGCCCGATGGCACAAAGGTTGCCCTGGGCATTCCGGGCAAACAGCTCGCGACTAAGAAGGGTGAGAATGAGGAGGTTGCTACCCCTACTTACCCTGATATTCCACTCAGAAGGCCTGCGACACCCGTTGAGGCTGCAAGGGCGATTCTGGGTGTTGCATCGCCGTGGTTCTCATACGTTAATGGGGAGACGATTCGGGTTACCGGGGGGCGGAATATGTAG
- a CDS encoding Protein serine/threonine kinase (Ran1), putative produces MLPTPPPSPASHRYSPEDRLGLVLANRLELTRVLGVGAYGVVYTAVDIHTNEVYAVKALCKDGLDARQLKFQQREIRLHHLASQHRNVVPLVRIMDSVDCTYVVMEYCPEGDLFSNITDKGNFVGNDFLAKSVFLQILDAVQFCHSLGIYHRDLKPENVLVTDSGMTVKLADFGLATTDYYTTDFGCGSTFYMSPECQQSNARPMSCYMSAANDVWSLGVILVNLICGRNPWRRASIEDSTFQAYLKDPFFLKTILPLSSEMVNILSRVFELDPMKRISVPKLRQLILECTRFTENPVVQTPWVPEQIDYIPQPQMPLFMGPMEPLYAQTSGSSLDSAQYSAFSQSAASDGSAITEDYSDFDTMSPAASQRVPDCKPVFPSVCAEPFVPADSFAYGLIHPNLQGLEIPV; encoded by the exons ATGCTACCAACACCGCCACCATCGCCGGCTTCCCACCGCTATTCTCCCGAGGATCGTCTAGGACTCGTATTAGCCAACCGGCTGGAACTCACCAGAGTCTTGGGCGTGGGAGCCTACGGCGTTGTTTACACCGCTGTGGACATTCACACCAACGAAGTCTATGCCGTCAAGGCTCTCTGCAAGGATGGCCTGGACGCCCGTCAGCTCAAGTTCCAGCAGCGCGAGATTAGACTCCATCATCTGGCCAGCCAACACCGTAACGTGGTTCCTTTAGTCCGCATCATGGATTCCGTGGATTGTACATACGTCGTTATGGAGTACTGCCCAGAAGGAGACCTGTTCTCTAACATTACCGATAAGGGAAACTTTGTTGGCAATGACTTCTTGGCCAAGAGTGTGTTCCTCCAGATCCTGGATGCCGTACAATTTTGCCATTCTCTCGGGATCTACCACCGGGACCTTAAGCCTGAGAATGTCCTAGTCACTGACAGTGGAATGACCGTCAAACTTGCCGACTTTGGCCTGGCAACGACAGATTACTATACGACGGACTTTGGATGCGGTTCCACGTTTTACATGTCGCCGG AATGCCAACAATCCAACGCACGACCTATGTCCTGCTACATGTCCGCAGCCAACGACGTCTGGAGCCTGGGCGTGATTCTTGTCAATTTAATCTGTGGTCGTAATCCATGGAGACGTGCCTCGATTGAGGATTCTACTTTCCAGGCCTACCTGAAGGACCCATTCTTCTTGAAGACTATTTTACCTCTCTCTTCCGAGATGGTGAACATCCTGAGCCGTGTCTTCGAGCTTGACCCAATGAAGCGGATCTCCGTCCCGAAGCTGCGCCAGCTCATTCTGGAGTGCACCCGCTTCACAGAGAATCCCGTGGTTCAAACCCCCTGGGTGCCGGAACAAATCGACTACATTCCCCAACCCCAGATGCCATTGTTCATGGGCCCCATGGAACCCCTGTATGCCCAGACCTCTGGCTCATCCTTGGATTCCGCGCAGTACTCTGCCTTCTCCCAATCAGCTGCTTCTGACGGTTCCGCGATCACCGAGGATTACTCGGATTTCGATACCATGTCGCCTGCAGCCTCTCAGCGGGTCCCCGACTGCAAACCGGTCTTCCCTTCTGTCTGCGCGGAGCCCTTCGTTCCTGCGGATTCCTTTGCCTATGGCCTTATTCATCCCAACCTACAGGGCCTCGAGATCCCCGTCTAA